In Anopheles gambiae chromosome 2, idAnoGambNW_F1_1, whole genome shotgun sequence, a single window of DNA contains:
- the LOC1273390 gene encoding voltage-dependent calcium channel type A subunit alpha-1 isoform X5 encodes MIGSVGGRHMSTRRRGSSPMVRLGNNLNLQLEPPDGPNTPRVSPRRRRAVTTSDHKSCALIQTRLKLGDIMLAAAQEAALAGQTSNGTQFGRKGGHYLADRMGGPSSQGGQPLAGGGPTSLFILSEDNIIRKYTRFIIEWPPFEYAVLLTIIANCVVLALEEHLPHGDKTILAQKLEKTEAYFLGIFCVEASLKILALGFVMHKHSYLRNIWNIMDFFVVVTGFITLFPQKGPEVDLRTLRAIRVLRPLKLVSGIPSLQVVLKSIIKAMAPLLQIGLLVLFAIVIFAIIGLEFYSGALHRSCYSLEDISQIVKEGEFPTPCNADNDTIAPTGAYVCNSSDSTCIEQWEGPNFGITSFDNIGFAMLTVFQCITMEGWTAILYWTNDALGSTFNWIYFVPLIVLGSFFMLNLVLGVLSGEFSNERGRVERQAQFHKCRSRQMFVEAMTSYLDWITQAEEVILAEERTTEEERLHIMEARRRAAAKRKKLKNLGKSKSTDTEEDDPDEDCGDDGYLKAKVKTQGKCKGFWRAEKRFRFWIRHTVKTQWFYWFVIVLVFFNTVCVAVEHYGQPNWLTQFLYYAEYVFLGLFMMEMWIKMYALGPRIYFESSFNRFDCVVISGSIFEVVWSEVKGGSFGLSVLRALRLLRIFKVTKYWSSLRNLVISLLNSMRSIISLLFLLFLFILIFALLGMQLFGGQFNLPDGTPPTNFNTFPIALLTVFQILTGEDWNEVMYQGIESQGGHKKGMIYSLYFIILVLFGNYTLLNVFLAIAVDNLANAQELTAAEEEQLEENKEKQQMELDKEMEALHMQNDGSPPRVEVSSPSPTRGNGSGGSTKSKKKDEEKEEDDDEIPDGPKPMLPYSSMFVLSPTNPIRCGAHWVVNLRYFDFFIMVVISLSSIALAAEDPVEEDSPRNKILNFFDYAFTGVFTIEMLLKIVDLGVILHPGSYLREFWNVMDAVVVICAAVSFGFDMTGSSAGQNLSTIKSLRVLRVLRPLKTIKRVPKLKAVFDCVVNSLKNVINILIVYILFQFIFAVIAVQLFNGKFFYCTDDSKHTSEECKGHFFVYDGADQLPRREPREWKTQSFHYDNVATAMLTLFAVQTGEGWPQVLQNSMAATYEDKGPIQNFRIEMSIFYIVYFIVFPFFFVNIFVALIIITFQEQGEAELQDGEIDKNQKSCIDFTIGARPLERYMPNKRNSFKYKVWRIVVSTPFEYFIMMLIVFNTLLLMMKYHNQGKEFEKSLKYLNMGFTGMFSVETILKIIGFGVKNFFKDPWNIFDFITVIGSIIDALVLELGENSFNVGFLRLFRAARLIKLLRQGYTIRILLWTFVQSFKALPYVCLLIAMLFFIYAIIGMQVFGNIELDPESSITRHNNFRSFVQGLMLLFRCATGESWPNIMLACLKGRPCDPRANKPNETCGSTLAYAYFVSFIFFCSFLMLNLFVAVIMDNFDYLTRDSSILGAHHLDEFVRIWAEYDPNATGKIHYTEMYDMLKNMDPPLGFGNKCPNRLAYKKLIRMNMPLDAEGKVAFTTTLFALIRENLNIKMRTAEEMDQADAELRHTISHIWPLQAKKMLDLLVPLNEELNAGKLTVGKIYAGLLILESWRNTKFGQVESDLPKPSLFSTILDMAVMEKTGGSRTGSLSLENGEGVSSQTHLLYGHGANGNGTAGDGSGGGAGGAGAGGGAGVGGLGAGLGSGHDSTLDLHGSSLASLARRTTMRKRSFRNRKELQDVSRQPSLESLTPADGHLHPGHAYHNGHRRSPSLRRESPLVRTPSPRKRHQQHEIGFSDTVSNVVEIQKEEHRRGRHHFGYAHRHNRGSWSASTSPARSPSPSRFGVHSSAQHRSSKDRSKNHLVHQPYDTTILCERSRSPSPAQLLQELRDRDQARRKYRNGMGSSGSHVQHSYPVLVTRRQGHGRRLPPTPCKPSTLQLKQTNINFPKLNASPTHTGHSSHNTPHSVHSLPQSREFLREPRERDHDRDLYYRERDRERDRERFRNSRERSHEDYSVRYEFRDRERELYEREREIEREFEREFERMEHSVPLSYEQALAMGRTGGRVLPSPILNGYKPKGALHSRHSDSDDEDWC; translated from the exons gTTGGCTGCAGCTCAAGAAGCGGCGCTCGCAGGTCAGACCTCGAACGGGACTCAGTTCGGACGCAAAGGAGGCCACTATTTAGCTGATAGAATGGGTGGCCCCAGCAGTCAAGGGGGTCAGCCTCTGGCTGGAGGCGGACCCACCTCGCTCTTTATTTTATCAGAGGACAACATCATTAGGAA ATACACACGGTTCATCATTGAATGGCCTCCGTTCGAGTACGCTGTGCTGCTGACAATCATTGCCAATTGCGTGGTATTGGCTCTGGAGGAGCACTTACCTCATGGAGACAAGACGATACTTGCTCAGAAGCTGGAAAAAACGGAAGCATATTTTTTGGGCATCTTCTGCGTCGAAGCATCACTGAAGATCCTCGCCTTAGGGTTTGTTATGCACAAACACTCCTACCTCAGGAACATATGGAACATAATGGATTTTTTCGTCGTAGTTACGGG ATTCATCACATTGTTCCCCCAAAAGGGACCGGAAGTAGATCTGAGAACACTAAGGGCGATCCGTGTGTTAAGGCCCTTAAAATTAGTTTCTGGAATTCCTA GTTTACAAGTAGTCTTAAAATCAATCATCAAAGCCATGGCGCCCTTGCTGCAGATAGGATTGTTGGTCTTGTTTGCAATTGTTATCTTTGCAATCATAGGCTTAGAGTTTTACTCCGGTGCGCTACACAGGAGCTGTTATAGCTTAGAGGATATCT CTCAAATCGTGAAGGAGGGCGAATTCCCGACGCCTTGCAATGCAGATAACGACACGATAGCACCGACCGGTGCGTACGTCTGCAACAGCAGCGACAGCACGTGCATCGAGCAGTGGGAAGGGCCCAACTTCGGTATTACCAGCTTCGATAATATTGGGTTCGCCATGCTGACCGTCTTTCAGTGCATCACGATGGAGGGCTGGACGGCAATCCTGTACTGG ACCAACGATGCGCTCGGGTCAACGTTTAATTGGATCTACTTCGTGCCGCTCATCGTGCTGGGATCCTTTTTCATGCTTAATCTAGTTCTCGGTGTGCTCAGCGG AGAGTTTTCCAACGAAAGGGGACGCGTTGAGCGACAGGCTCAATTTCACAAGTGTCGCTCCAGGCAAATGTTTGTCGAAGCAATGACATCCTATCTCGACTGGATTACTCAAGCAg aGGAGGTGATCCTGGCCGAGGAGCGCACTACCGAGGAGGAACGGTTGCACATTATGGAAG CTCGCCGGCGTGCAGCGGCCAAGCGGAAAAAGCTGAAAAATCTCGGCAAATCCAAATCCACCGACACCGAGGAGGACGACCCGGACGAAGATTGTGGTGATGACG GTTACCTAAAAGCCAAAGTGAAAACGCAAGGAAAGTGTAAAGGCTTCTGGCGAGCGGAGAAGCGATTCCGCTTCTGGATAAGACACACGGTCAAGACGCAATGGTTCTACTGGTTCGTCATAGTGCTGGTGTTCTTCAACACCGTCTGCGTTGCGGTTGAACACTACGGACAACCGAACTGGCTGACACAGTTTTTGT ACTATGCGGAGTACGTGTTTCTCGGGCTGTTCATGATGGAGATGTGGATCAAGATGTACGCCCTGGGGCCTCGGATCTACTTTGAGTCATCGTTCAACCGGTTCGATTGTGTCGTTATTAGCGGTTCCATTTTTGAGGTCGTCTGGTCCGAGGTGAAGGGCGGATCGTTCGGGTTGTCCGTGCTGCGTGCGTTGCGATTGCTGAGGATATTTAAG GTCACAAAGTACTGGTCCTCGCTGCGCAATCTCGTCATCTCGCTGCTCAACTCGATGCGCTCCATCATTTCACTGCTGTTCCTGCTCTTCCTGTTCATACTGATCTTCGCCCTGCTCGGCATGCAGCTGTTCGGTGGTCAGTTCAATCTGCCCGACGGCACCCCGCCGACCAACTTCAACACGTTCCCGATCGCACTGCTGACCGTGTTCCAGATCCTGACCGGCGAGGATTGGAACGAGGTCATGTACCAGGGCATCGAGTCGCAGGGAGGCCACAAGAAGGGCATGATCTACTCGCTGTACTTCATCATTCTGGTGCTGTTCGGTAACTACACGCTGCTGAACGTGTTCTTGGCTATCGCGGTCGACAATTTGGCCAACGCACAGGAGCTCACCGCCGCCGAGGAGGAGCAGCTCGAGGAGAACAAGGAGAAGCAGCAGATGGAGCTGGACAAGGAGATGGAGGCGCTGCACATGCAGAACGATGGTTCGCCGCCCCGCGTCGAAGTGTCCAGCCCGTCGCCGACGCGAGGCAACGGGAGCGGTGGCAGCACAAAGAGCAAGAAAAAGGACgaagagaaggaggaggacgacgacgagatACCGGACGGGCCGAAGCCGATGCTGCCGTACTCGTCGATGTTTGTGCTGTCACCAACGAATCC GATACGCTGTGGCGCACATTGGGTGGTGAACCTGCGGTACTTTGACTTCTTCATCATGGTCGTCATCTCGCTGTCCTCGATCGCGCTCGCCGCGGAGGACCCGGTCGAGGAGGACTCGCCGCGGAATAAGATTCTTAACTTTTTCGATTACGCCTTCACTGGCGTGTTCACGATCGAGATGCTGCTGAAGATCGTCGATCTCGGCGTGATACTGCACCCGGGCAGCTATCTGCGCGAGTTCTGGAACGTCATGGACGCGGTGGTCGTGATCTGTGCGGCCGTCAGCTTCGGCTTCGACATGACCGGCAGCAGTGCCGGCCAGAACCTTTCCACAATCAAATCGCTCCGGGTGCTGCGCGTGCTGCGCCCGctgaaaacaatcaaacgGGTGCCGAAGCTGAAGGCGGTGTTTGATTGTGTCGTCAACTCGCTCAAGAACGTGATCAACATCCTGATCGTGTACATACTGTTCCAGTTCATCTTCGCCGTCATTGCGGTGCAGCTGTTCAACGGGAAGTTTTTCTACTGCACCGACGACAGCAAGCACACGAGCGAGGAGTGCAA GGGACACTTTTTCGTGTACGACGGTGCCGATCAACTGCCGCGAAGGGAGCCAAGAGAGTGGAAGACGCAAAGTTTCCACTATGACAACGTGGCGACCGCCATGCTAACACTGTTCGCCGTGCAAACCGGCGAAGGCTGGCCTCA AGTGCTCCAAAACTCGATGGCCGCTACCTACGAAGACAAGGGTCCAATCCAAAACTTTCGCATAGAGATGTCCATATTCTACATAGTGTACTTCATCGTGTTTCCATTCTTCTTTGTTAACATATTCGTGGCCTTGATTATCATTACATTCCAAGAGCAAGGTGAAGCGGAACTGCAGGACGGTGAGATAGATAAAAAtcag AAATCGTGCATAGACTTTACGATAGGTGCTAGGCCTCTGGAGCGTTACATGCCAAACAAGCGGAATAGCTTTAAGTACAAGGTGTGGCGGATCGTCGTCTCGACACCGTTCGAGTACTTCATAATGATGCTGATCGTGTTCAACACGTTACTGCTGATGATGAAG TATCACAATCAAGGAAAAGAGTTTGAGAAATCGTTAAAATATCTCAACATGGGATTTACCGGGATGTTTAGTGTTGAAACTATACTGAAAATAATAGGATTTGGCGTAAAG AATTTTTTCAAGGACCCTTGGAacattttcgattttataacAGTAATTGGAAGTATTATCGACGCTTTAGTTCTAGAATTAGGG GAAAATTCCTTCAACGTTGGATTCCTAAGACTGTTTCGTGCTGCACGATTAATCAAACTACTGCGACAAGGTTATACAATACGTATATTACTTTGGACATTTGTTCAATCATTCAAAGCACTGCCATATGTCTGTTTGCTGATTGCCATGCTATTTTTTATCTACGCAATTATTGGCATGCAG GTATTTGGGAATATTGAGCTAGATCCTGAATCATCTATCACTAGACACAACAACTTCCGCTCATTTGTCCAAGGGCTGATGCTACTGTTCAG ATGTGCTACGGGCGAGTCGTGGCCGAACATTATGCTGGCATGTCTCAAAGGGAGACCGTGTGACCCGAGAGCTAACAAGCCGAACGAAACGTGCGGCTCAACACTGGCCTACGCATATTTCGTGTCGTTTATCTTTTTCTGTTCGTTTCTT ATGTTGAATCTGTTCGTTGCCGTCATTATGGACAACTTTGACTATCTAACGCGTGATTCCAGTATTCTTGGCGCACATCATCTGGACGAGTTCGTTCGGATATGGGCGGAATATGATCCTAATGCTAC GGGTAAAATTCACTACACTGAAATGTATgatatgttgaaaaacatggATCCTCCCTTGGGATTTGGTAACAAATGTCCCAACCGACTCGCCTACAAAAAGCTCATCCGCATGAACATGCCGCTCGATGCAGAGGGAAAGGTCGCCTTCACGACGACACTGTTTGCGTTGATACGCGAAaacctcaacatcaaaatgCGAACTG CGGAGGAGATGGATCAAGCCGACGCGGAACTGCGGCACACTATTAGCCACATCTGGCCCCTGCAGGCGAAGAAGATGCTCGACCTGCTCGTCCCCCTAAACGAGGAGCTGAACGCGGGCAAGCTTACCGTCGGGAAGATCTATGCCGGATTGCTGATTTTAGAGTCCTGGCGCAACACCAAGTTCGGCCAGGTCGAATCAGATCTGCCG AAACCGTCCCTGTTCAGCACGATCCTCGATATGGCCGTAATGGAAAAGACGGGCGGTTCGCGCACCGGCTCGCTGAGCCTGGAGAACGGCGAGGGGGTCAGCTCGCAGACCCACCTGCTCTACGGCCACGGTGCCAACGGGAACGGTACGGCCGGCGATGGCAGTGGTGGCGGTGCTGGCGGTGCCGGTGCTGGCGGCGGTGCTGGTGTCGGCGGGCTTGGTGCCGGCCTGGGAAGCGGTCACGACAGCACACTGGACCTGCATGGCAGTAGTTTGGCCAGTCTGGCACGCCGCACCACGATGCGCAAGCGGTCCTTCAG GAACAGAAAG GAGCTGCAGGATGTTTCGAGACAACCGTCCCTCGAGTCGCTGACTCCGGCAGATGGGCATCTGCATCCGGGACACGCTTACCACAACGGGCATCGTCGATCACCGAGCTTGAG ACGGGAGTCTCCGCTGGTGCGCACGCCGAGCCCGCGGAAGCGACATCAACAGCACGAGATCGGTTTCTCCGACACCGTGTCGAACGTGGTGGAAATACAAAAGGAGGAACACAGACGTGGTAGGCATCATTTCGGCTATGCGCACAGGCACAACCGAG GTTCCTGGTCGGCCTCAACCAGCCCCGCCCGTTCGCCGTCGCCCAGTCGATTCGGTGTACATAGTAGTGCCCAGCATCGCAGTAGTAAAGACCGTTCCAAAAACCACCTTGTCCATCAACCGTACGATACGACGATCCTATGCGAACGGTCGCGTTCGCCCAGCCCGGCCCAGCTGCTGCAAGAGCTGCGCGACCGGGACCAAGCCCGGCGGAAGTACCGCAACGGAATGG GTTCCTCAGGGTCTCATGTGCAGCATAGCTATCCGGTGTTGGTGACCCGTCGCCAGGGCCATGGACGTCGGTTGCCGCCCACACCGTGCAAGCCGTCGACGCTACAGCTGAAGCAAACGAACATCAACTTCCCCAAGCTGAACGCTAGCCCGACCCAC ACTGGCCATTCCTCTCACAACACACCGCACAGCGTGCATTCGCTGCCCCAGTCGCGCGAGTTTCTCCGCGAGCCTAGGGAGCGCGACCATGACCGGGATCTGTACTATCGCGAACGGGACCGCGAGCGGGACCGGGAACGCTTCCGGAACAGCCGCGAGCGCAGCCACGAAGACTACAGCGTCCGGTACGAGTTCCGGGATCGCGAGCGGGAGCTGTACGAGCGCGAACGTGAGATCGAGCGCGAGTTTGAGCGCGAGTTCGAAAG GATGGAACACTCTGTCCCGCTGTCGTACGAGCAGGCACTGGCGATGGGCCGCACCGGTGGCCGCGTACTGCCGTCGCCCATTTTGAACGGCTACAAACCGAAGGGCGCCCTTCACTCGAGACACTCCGATTCGGACGACGAGGACTGGTGCTAG